A window of the Zeugodacus cucurbitae isolate PBARC_wt_2022May chromosome 4, idZeuCucr1.2, whole genome shotgun sequence genome harbors these coding sequences:
- the LOC128921426 gene encoding uncharacterized protein LOC128921426 gives MVEHRHLKDAIRCHENSSWVDMLPIVLLGIRAAWKEDLGATPADLVYGEPIRLPGEFLAPSPRHSLPPSNVAESLRKYFDELAPQPVARHGQKKTFIFKELATCSHVFVRRDAPHHSFTSPYEGPHRVISRHDKYFIVDVRGENSTISIDRLKPVYLLPDDTEQNNYNDNNTTFISSNSPESSEPGTSRLSSSYRPDTDLSFSTPSPKRRVKFR, from the coding sequence ATGGTAGAACATCGTCATTTGAAGGATGCGATCCGCTGTCATGAAAACAGCTCGTGGGTAGACATGCTACCTATTGTGTTACTCGGAATTCGTGCCGCCTGGAAGGAGGATCTTGGTGCCACTCCAGCCGATCTCGTATACGGAGAACCGATTCGTTTGCCAGGCGAATTCCTCGCACCTTCACCACGACATTCGTTGCCGCCGTCTAATGTTGCAGAAAGCTTAAGGAAATACTTCGACGAGCTCGCACCGCAACCCGTAGCCCGACATGGTCAAAAGAAAACATTCATCTTTAAAGAACTAGCGACTTGTTCTCATGTTTTTGTTCGTCGTGACGCTCCACATCACTCATTTACTTCTCCGTACGAAGGACCGCATCGAGTGATTTCAAGGCATGATAAATATTTCATCGTAGACGTCAGAGGCGAAAATTCTACTATTTCAATCGACCGACTTAAGCCGGTATATTTACTTCCCGACGATACTGAACAGAACAACTataacgacaacaacacaacgtTCATTTCATCAAATTCACCAGAGTCATCCGAACCTGGGACATCACGACTTTCATCGTCATATCGTCCAGACACGGACTTAAGCTTTTCTACGCCGTCTCCTAAAAGACGCGTCAAATTTCGCTAA